A genomic segment from Bradyrhizobium diazoefficiens USDA 110 encodes:
- a CDS encoding glycoside hydrolase family 130 protein, translated as MSQPSFLNRQGLHLRPDPARVIVRPFKPATEPRDLNPTDKMRANHIVERVLALNSEAVAAQLADVLDNFEGRHRNLLERFEARADDMEDAFATHGIFSKAQRQLIGAYFLSEYSFEASALFNPSIVPHPDQSGSPEGGKRFILSLRAIGEGHVSSLTFRTGTIAADGSLTVDPTARLASVPRISHRASGPDGDRVELTFRPEEDLSERVIFPVTESQSNGIEDARFVQFSDGDRKTYYATYTAYSGRAIRSELIETSDFVSFRLAPLRGAAAHNKGMALFPRKIGGSYAMIARQDNENLYLVYSDDLSTWEGGRALLKPQFPWEFVQIGNCGSPIELDEGWLLLTHGVGPIRKYSIGAALLDKHDPSRVLARSSEPLLRPEPSEREGYVPNVVYTCGAMRHNDQIILPYAVSDTFSSFATIRISALMDAMRR; from the coding sequence GTGTCACAACCTTCCTTCCTGAACCGGCAGGGACTTCATCTGCGCCCCGATCCAGCGCGGGTCATCGTGCGGCCGTTCAAGCCGGCGACCGAACCGCGCGATCTCAATCCGACCGACAAGATGCGCGCAAATCATATCGTCGAGCGGGTTCTCGCACTCAATTCGGAAGCCGTTGCGGCCCAGCTCGCGGACGTCCTCGATAATTTCGAGGGCCGACATCGGAACCTCCTGGAGAGGTTCGAGGCCCGCGCCGACGATATGGAGGATGCTTTCGCAACGCATGGTATCTTCTCGAAAGCCCAGCGCCAGCTGATCGGCGCCTATTTTCTCAGCGAGTATTCGTTCGAGGCCTCAGCCTTGTTCAATCCGAGCATCGTACCGCACCCCGATCAATCCGGTAGCCCGGAGGGCGGCAAACGCTTCATCCTCAGTCTCCGGGCGATCGGCGAAGGGCATGTGTCGTCGCTGACGTTTCGAACCGGAACGATCGCGGCTGACGGGAGCCTGACCGTCGATCCGACGGCTCGCCTTGCCTCGGTCCCGCGGATCAGCCATCGCGCATCCGGCCCGGACGGCGACCGGGTCGAGCTGACGTTCAGGCCCGAGGAAGATCTCAGCGAGCGTGTCATCTTTCCCGTGACCGAATCCCAATCGAACGGCATCGAAGATGCGCGCTTTGTCCAATTCAGCGACGGCGATCGGAAGACCTATTACGCGACCTACACGGCCTACAGCGGGCGGGCGATCCGGTCCGAATTGATCGAGACCAGCGATTTCGTGTCGTTTCGACTGGCGCCTTTGCGGGGCGCTGCGGCCCACAACAAGGGCATGGCGCTGTTCCCGCGCAAGATCGGCGGCAGCTATGCCATGATCGCGCGACAGGACAATGAGAACCTGTATCTGGTCTATTCGGACGACCTCTCCACATGGGAGGGCGGCCGGGCCCTTCTGAAACCGCAGTTTCCCTGGGAGTTCGTCCAGATCGGCAATTGTGGGTCGCCGATCGAACTCGACGAAGGCTGGCTGCTGCTGACGCATGGTGTCGGCCCTATCCGGAAATACTCGATCGGAGCGGCGCTGCTCGACAAGCACGATCCATCCAGGGTGCTGGCGCGTTCGAGCGAGCCGCTGCTGCGGCCTGAACCATCCGAGCGCGAAGGGTATGTCCCCAACGTCGTCTATACCTGCGGCGCGATGAGGCACAATGACCAGATCATCCTGCCATATGCCGTGTCGGACACCTTCTCCAGTTTCGCAACGATCAGGATTTCCGCGCTCATGGATGCGATGCGACGCTGA
- a CDS encoding glycosyltransferase family 4 protein, which produces MTPLHRIAVIGNSLPRRCGIATFTTDLHKAISMSRADLETSIVAMTDPGQAYDYPPAVAFQIKDGHIDDYMRAADFLNAGRFDIVCLQHEFGIFGGEAGAHILVLLSRLTMPVVTTFHTVLARPTAKQRAVVERIVDASSKVVVMANKGRELLRDVYLVPDDKIEVIAHGIPDVAFVGSDAAKARLGFAGKSVILTFGLLSPNKGIEVMIDAMPSIMKRCTDAVYVVLGATHPNLVRDQGEAYREGLMARVRELGIQDHVVFLDRFVDLATLLEFISMCDVYVTPYLNEAQMTSGTLAYSFGLGKPVVSTPYWHARELLTEGCGVLVPFGDAAAIGGEIANLLTDDVRRQAMSRRAYAASRMMTWECTAERYMSVFETARHGHRPRVFARSDMGLPGLRGPAPPDMQIGHFLSMCDDVGLLQHAVHSVPDRAHGYCVDDNARALLLACALNSPGEQPLSEVLTARFAAFVQHAWNPDTGQFRNFMGFNRTWLEDRGSEDSHGRTLWALGEAARTDASPARRRWAAALFAQALSIAESFRSPRAWAFMLLGLDAYCAVAPDDLHAREVRHSLAARLMSCLASVETPDWVWFEEGLAYDNARLPQALMLAGMATQTPQYIDAGLRSLRWLMTQQTTAAGQFRPVGTSGFGEQRQHPRAFDQQPVEATATIAACLTAWRADGDAEWKAMATRAFAWFLGSNDLSVALVDPLTGSCRDGLHPDRANENRGGESVVCYLLGLAEMRQLARVNASLTRPIALRAVGA; this is translated from the coding sequence CGGCGGTCGCTTTTCAGATCAAGGACGGCCATATCGACGACTACATGCGCGCCGCTGATTTCCTCAATGCCGGCCGGTTCGACATCGTGTGCCTCCAGCACGAATTCGGGATTTTCGGCGGCGAGGCCGGCGCCCATATCCTGGTGCTGTTGTCGCGCCTCACCATGCCGGTCGTGACGACGTTCCATACCGTGCTGGCGCGTCCGACGGCCAAGCAACGCGCCGTCGTGGAGCGTATCGTCGACGCGTCGTCGAAGGTCGTGGTGATGGCCAACAAGGGCCGGGAGCTGTTGCGTGACGTCTACCTGGTGCCGGACGACAAGATCGAGGTAATTGCGCACGGCATTCCCGATGTCGCATTCGTCGGGTCCGACGCAGCGAAAGCCAGGCTCGGATTTGCGGGAAAGTCGGTCATTCTGACCTTCGGCCTGCTATCGCCAAACAAGGGCATCGAGGTCATGATCGACGCCATGCCGTCGATCATGAAGCGCTGCACGGACGCAGTCTACGTCGTGCTCGGCGCAACGCACCCGAATCTGGTTCGAGACCAGGGCGAGGCCTATCGCGAGGGCCTGATGGCGCGGGTGCGTGAACTTGGCATCCAGGATCACGTGGTGTTCCTCGATCGGTTCGTCGATCTGGCAACGTTGCTCGAATTCATTTCGATGTGCGACGTCTATGTCACGCCCTATCTCAACGAGGCCCAGATGACGTCGGGGACGCTAGCCTACAGCTTTGGGCTGGGGAAGCCGGTGGTCTCGACGCCGTACTGGCACGCCCGCGAGTTGCTCACTGAGGGATGCGGAGTCCTGGTGCCGTTCGGCGATGCCGCCGCGATCGGCGGCGAAATCGCAAACTTGCTCACCGACGACGTGCGACGGCAGGCGATGTCTCGGCGCGCCTATGCCGCGAGCCGAATGATGACGTGGGAATGCACGGCCGAGCGTTACATGTCGGTCTTCGAGACGGCACGGCACGGTCACCGGCCCAGGGTGTTTGCGCGCTCCGACATGGGCTTGCCGGGACTGCGTGGCCCCGCGCCGCCGGATATGCAGATCGGCCACTTCCTGTCGATGTGCGACGATGTCGGCCTGCTCCAGCATGCGGTGCACTCGGTGCCCGATCGCGCACACGGCTATTGCGTCGACGACAACGCCAGGGCGTTGCTGCTGGCCTGCGCCCTCAACAGTCCAGGCGAGCAACCGCTGTCGGAGGTCCTGACGGCCCGCTTTGCCGCCTTTGTGCAGCACGCGTGGAACCCCGACACCGGGCAGTTTCGCAACTTCATGGGCTTCAATCGCACCTGGCTTGAAGACAGGGGCTCCGAGGACAGTCACGGGCGAACCCTCTGGGCCTTGGGTGAGGCGGCGCGCACGGACGCGAGCCCGGCGCGGCGCCGGTGGGCTGCGGCCTTGTTCGCGCAGGCATTGTCGATCGCGGAGAGCTTTCGTTCGCCCCGCGCGTGGGCCTTCATGCTGCTGGGTTTGGACGCCTACTGCGCCGTGGCGCCGGACGATCTCCATGCCAGGGAAGTGCGGCATTCCCTTGCCGCCAGGTTGATGTCCTGTCTGGCGTCGGTGGAGACGCCGGACTGGGTGTGGTTCGAGGAGGGGCTGGCCTATGACAACGCGCGATTGCCGCAGGCCCTGATGCTCGCGGGCATGGCGACGCAAACGCCTCAATATATCGATGCGGGATTGCGGTCGTTGCGCTGGCTCATGACGCAACAAACGACCGCGGCAGGTCAATTCCGGCCGGTCGGCACCTCTGGCTTCGGCGAGCAGCGGCAGCATCCCCGTGCCTTCGACCAGCAGCCGGTGGAAGCAACGGCGACGATTGCGGCCTGCCTCACGGCGTGGCGTGCGGATGGCGATGCCGAATGGAAGGCCATGGCAACGCGAGCCTTCGCCTGGTTTCTCGGCAGCAATGATCTCTCGGTGGCGCTGGTCGATCCGCTCACCGGCAGTTGCCGCGATGGCTTGCACCCCGATCGCGCCAACGAAAACCGCGGGGGCGAGTCGGTCGTTTGCTATCTCCTCGGCCTTGCCGAGATGCGTCAGCTTGCGCGCGTCAACGCGAGCCTGACAAGGCCGATCGCGTTGCGCGCCGTTGGCGCCTGA